In Zonotrichia leucophrys gambelii isolate GWCS_2022_RI chromosome 14, RI_Zleu_2.0, whole genome shotgun sequence, a single window of DNA contains:
- the TNFRSF17 gene encoding tumor necrosis factor receptor superfamily member 17, whose product LLMAQCPKNEYFDNLLLSCTPCHLRCSSAPPPSCENYCEKRTDSSGILWICLGIGLILIFTLFTLMVLFKWKHLKQQKLQNTDSSVEPNNILKANTESSVNTEEIRHTPPRETLMYSVEECTCSDCGLVKPQTGCETSFPLPATEERATVLVTTKSFDYCNYVLGVG is encoded by the exons CTCCTGATGGCACAGTGCCCCAAAAATGAATACTTTGATAATTTGCTGCTCTCTTGTACTCCTTGTCACCTGCGGTGTTCCAGCGCACCCCCGCCCTCCTGTGAAAACTACTGTGAGAAGA GAACCGATTCGAGTGGAATCCTTTGGATTTGTTTGGGCATAGGGTTGATTTTAATATTCACTCTGTTTACCTTAATGGTCTTGTTTAAATGGAAGCACCTAAAGCAACAAAAACTGCAAAACACAG ACTCCTCTGTGGAGCCAAACAACATTCTCAAGGCTAATACTGAAAGCAGTGTGAACACAGAAGAAATCAGACACACACCTCCCAGAGAAACATTAATGTATTCAGTGGAAGAATGCACTTGCAGTGACTGTGGCTTGGTGAAACCTCAGACTGGCTGTGAAACTTCATTTCCATTACCAGCTACTGAAGAACGAGCTACTGTTCTAGTTACCACCAAATCTTTTGATTATTGCAACTATGTTCTGGGTGTTGGATGA